AAATCATGGCCGAGTTGGTGAGCATGTGCAGGTACTGGCGCATGCGGTTATAGCCCGCCTTCACAGAAAAACTCTCCGTGAAACTGAAGCGCAAAGCTGCCCGGTACTCTGGCCCATGGTAGGTTTTAATGACCTCGTTGCTGCCGTACTGGGTTTTATCAATCACAGTGCTTTCATTCTTGGCCACACCCGGTGCGTACGTGAACACTTCTTTGCTGCCCATGTAATTGAAAAAGGAATACCGAAGCCCCACTGACACCATTAACCGCGGCGTAATTTCATACTGGTCAGAAAGGTAGATGGCACTTTCCAGGCCCTGCTCCTGCGCCACTTTGTCTGGTACCACCAGGGAGGTTTCGCCCAGGGGCTGGTAGTTGCCCGGGTTCATTTTGTAGAAGGTGCTGCTGGCGCCAAAGTCCAGGGTGTGTTTCTGCCCAAGGTTATAGGTAAGGTCTACCTTGGCATTCACCTGCTCCTGGTTGTACGACAGGCCATAGGCGTTGACTTCGTTTTTCTCACTGGTGACGTTGTAGTTGTAGCCGCTGTAAGACGTAGTGAATGTCCCGAACAGATTTTCCTTGAACGAATGGCCCCACTTGAAAATCAGGTTCCGGTTCTGGTATTGGTACAGCGTGTCACTGCCCAGCTTGAAATTATCATTGCTGAAATAGCCCGTCAGGCTAAGCGCGTTGTTGGCGTTAATGGTGTGGTGCACGGTGGCGTTGAGATCAAAGAACCCGGCTTTGCTGTTGTTCAGGGTTTCATTGGGCAATTGTTTCAAAAGCCAGTCTGAGTAGGACGTTCTGCCGCCTACTAAAAACGAGGTCTTATCTTTGATGATAGGCCCTTCCAACGACAACCGACCGGCAATCAACCCAATACCACCTGCACCCGCAAATTTCTGCTTGTTCCCTTCCCGCGTGGTAATGTCCAGCACTGAGGCCAGTCTGCCGCCGTACTTGGCCGGAATGCTGTTCTTGTACAATTCCACGCCTTTGACCACGTCTGGGTTAAACGCCGAAAAGAAACCGAACAAGTGCGACGGATTGTAAATGGTCGCATCATTGAAAAGAATCAGGTTTTGGTCGGTGGCTCCGCCGCGCACGTTCAGGCCCGTGGAACTCTCGCCCACGCTTTTCACACCCGGCAAGGTCAAGACCACTTTCAAAACATCGGCCTCACCAAAGGCAGTGGGCACCTGCCGAATGGTTCTGATGTCCAGTTTCTCCACGCCCATGCCCGCTGAGGTCACGTTTTTATCGCGGTTGCCGCGCACCAGCACTTCATTCAGAGACACCGTGCTGCTTTGAAGTTCCACACCCAGGCGGCCGTCTGAGTAGAGCATGATCTGGCGCTTGGTTTCGCGCATGCCAATGCTCCTGATTTTCAAGGTGTGACGACCTTTGGGCAAAGACAAGGCGTAGTTGCCGTTCTCATCGGTGTTCACGGCGGTCATGGGGTTTTCAATCAGTACAATGGCTCCCACCACCGGCTCACCCGTTTTTCCGTCTACAACCGTGCCCCGTATGGTAGCGTTGCCGGGTGTGATTTTGTTCGTTTTGATGCCAATTTCATAGAGTTTGGTTTCTGAGCCGGCGGTTTGCTTTCGGGCATCACGCTGCGCGAGCACGCTGGGCACGCTGGCTTCAGAATCTTGGGAGCCGTTGAGAAAATCTGCGGGAAGTGAGGCTTGCAAGCTGGCTCCTTTCACCACAAACACCCTGTTCTCTGAGTCTATGGCAAACGTCACATCAGACCCTTTGAAT
This region of Rufibacter sp. LB8 genomic DNA includes:
- a CDS encoding TonB-dependent receptor; translation: MSIRFILGLITALFISTLSSVSAQNKLPVTVSGTFAGLTFEQFVKQVEAQTPYRFFFDPRQLDSLRVQLPQVNQQPIAVVLEQLFKGSDVTFAIDSENRVFVVKGASLQASLPADFLNGSQDSEASVPSVLAQRDARKQTAGSETKLYEIGIKTNKITPGNATIRGTVVDGKTGEPVVGAIVLIENPMTAVNTDENGNYALSLPKGRHTLKIRSIGMRETKRQIMLYSDGRLGVELQSSTVSLNEVLVRGNRDKNVTSAGMGVEKLDIRTIRQVPTAFGEADVLKVVLTLPGVKSVGESSTGLNVRGGATDQNLILFNDATIYNPSHLFGFFSAFNPDVVKGVELYKNSIPAKYGGRLASVLDITTREGNKQKFAGAGGIGLIAGRLSLEGPIIKDKTSFLVGGRTSYSDWLLKQLPNETLNNSKAGFFDLNATVHHTINANNALSLTGYFSNDNFKLGSDTLYQYQNRNLIFKWGHSFKENLFGTFTTSYSGYNYNVTSEKNEVNAYGLSYNQEQVNAKVDLTYNLGQKHTLDFGASSTFYKMNPGNYQPLGETSLVVPDKVAQEQGLESAIYLSDQYEITPRLMVSVGLRYSFFNYMGSKEVFTYAPGVAKNESTVIDKTQYGSNEVIKTYHGPEYRAALRFSFTESFSVKAGYNRMRQYLHMLTNSAMISPTDIWKLSDSHIKPQLGDQISLGLFKNFKSNTIETSAEVYYKTMQNVLDYKSGAKLLLNHQIETDVINSRGKAYGVELMVRKTEGKLNGWLSYTWSRSLIQSDDEEFVEKINLGKFYASNFDKPHDVTLVGNYRFSRRINTSLNFTYSTGRPITLPLSIFEIGGSKRIYYSERNQFRVPDYYRVDFSLNLEGSHKIKKLAHSSWTLAVYNLTGRKNPYSIYFKSEEGMIKGYKLSVFGRPIPTVTYNFKF